A genomic window from Mesorhizobium sp. 131-2-1 includes:
- a CDS encoding metallophosphoesterase produces MTGWFHPALLLRLMWRVILSDLFGQYADRRLIVAALDTVPPEDLVARAQQFLPGKDNEQLWTLDPDDQGAVWIDFVADLGDGFDATYAIASLLAQETLSVDGHSLKRGQMLFMGGDEVYPRAAPETYQKQLRDPYEWAFPDPNQRLIKGPPVFALPGNHDWYDGLVIFLSLFCRKDHMHLGGWRTHQRRSYFAVQLTDNWWLWAIDAQLDDDVDQPQKEYFIEIAKAMPPNAKIILCGPEPGWLYTGQAGNRALSVMSYIGWIALNQKKGLTVSLVLSGDTHHYSRYVADDGNTQFVTSGGGGAFLHPTHQVEASVDLDRKADGYTWLNNQIKKLALGSDGQGREAVYPSKAESLSMLAGNFGFAAYNPAFAMVLGSLYWLVALAGSFLPVDIYYIAPALFFAGFWGYTRKQEGGGVKIWLVSAVNALAHCLGVLLTADIVSWFNGRFADLGAWPRLSFWLYGAEMTVVGGLIAGTLFGVYLYVTSRWLNMNHNDAFSSMRRDSHRHFLRLRIQDDKVTVFPVGLTKIPRRDEWRVNAANLGTPSPTYVPEPGLAPHLIEQPFSVH; encoded by the coding sequence ATGACTGGCTGGTTCCACCCAGCCCTGCTGTTACGCCTGATGTGGCGGGTCATACTCTCAGACCTTTTTGGTCAGTATGCTGATCGGCGGTTGATCGTCGCCGCCCTTGACACAGTGCCGCCTGAAGACCTGGTAGCTCGTGCCCAACAGTTCCTCCCGGGAAAGGATAACGAGCAACTGTGGACCTTGGATCCGGATGACCAAGGCGCTGTCTGGATCGATTTTGTGGCCGACCTGGGCGACGGATTCGACGCCACCTACGCGATTGCCTCGCTTCTCGCGCAGGAAACGCTTTCGGTTGACGGCCACTCGCTGAAGCGCGGACAGATGCTTTTCATGGGGGGAGACGAGGTATACCCCCGCGCAGCGCCCGAAACGTACCAAAAGCAACTACGCGACCCGTATGAGTGGGCGTTCCCGGATCCTAACCAGCGTCTTATCAAAGGACCGCCGGTTTTTGCTCTGCCTGGTAATCATGATTGGTACGATGGCCTCGTCATCTTTCTTTCGCTTTTCTGTCGAAAAGACCACATGCACCTTGGTGGATGGCGCACGCACCAGCGGCGGAGCTATTTCGCCGTTCAGCTTACGGATAATTGGTGGCTGTGGGCGATCGACGCCCAGCTGGACGACGATGTCGACCAACCGCAGAAGGAGTACTTTATAGAGATCGCTAAGGCGATGCCGCCCAACGCCAAGATCATTCTCTGCGGGCCGGAGCCTGGCTGGCTCTACACCGGACAGGCCGGAAATAGGGCCCTGAGCGTCATGAGCTATATCGGATGGATAGCGTTAAATCAAAAAAAGGGCCTTACGGTTTCCCTGGTCCTGTCCGGAGATACGCACCACTACAGCCGATATGTTGCTGATGACGGAAACACCCAATTTGTCACCTCCGGTGGAGGAGGGGCCTTTCTGCATCCCACCCATCAGGTAGAAGCATCTGTCGATCTGGATCGAAAGGCAGATGGCTACACTTGGCTGAACAACCAGATCAAGAAACTGGCCCTAGGGTCCGACGGGCAGGGTAGGGAAGCCGTCTACCCGTCGAAAGCCGAAAGCCTTTCCATGTTGGCTGGCAATTTCGGCTTTGCGGCTTACAATCCTGCGTTCGCCATGGTGCTCGGAAGCCTTTACTGGCTGGTGGCCTTGGCCGGATCTTTCCTCCCCGTAGACATCTACTACATCGCGCCGGCTTTGTTTTTTGCCGGGTTCTGGGGCTACACGAGAAAGCAGGAAGGTGGCGGGGTGAAGATTTGGCTGGTTTCAGCTGTCAATGCGCTGGCGCATTGCCTTGGCGTACTACTGACTGCAGACATCGTATCCTGGTTTAACGGCCGCTTTGCCGATCTGGGAGCATGGCCACGCTTGTCGTTCTGGCTTTATGGCGCCGAGATGACCGTGGTTGGCGGTTTGATCGCCGGCACCCTATTTGGCGTTTATCTGTATGTGACCTCCCGCTGGCTGAACATGAACCACAATGACGCGTTCAGTTCGATGCGGCGTGACAGCCACAGGCACTTCCTCAGACTGCGAATCCAGGACGACAAAGTCACCGTATTCCCTGTTGGGCTCACCAAGATCCCCAGACGCGACGAATGGCGTGTTAACGCCGCCAATTTGGGCACTCCGTCTCCGACCTACGTGCCTGAACCTGGGTTGGCTCCGCATCTGATTGAACAGCCCTTTTCCGTTCATTAG